In one window of Agromyces badenianii DNA:
- a CDS encoding APC family permease, whose translation MTNEADTPPAELKSPKHWIIGDPLPTEHLEGQLLPKRFALPIFASDPLSSVAYAPQELLMILMVGGLAFLSFAPWVALAVIVLLVTVVASYRQLIRAYPSGGGDYEVAHRNLGEKAGLVVASALLVDYVMTVVVSVASGVDNIISAIPELNPFRVEIAILFVIILAAINLRGVSESSKAFAVPTYLFIASVFVMVVVGLTRTFLGDPPVAESATFGVEAESLTQAGIILLLLRSFASGCSALTGVEAISNGVPAFRLPKVRNAQMTLVLMGGIAIVLFAGLTVLALISQVHYAENPCHLIGWTECATEPQRSLIAQVAAATFGDATVFFYVIQAATALVLLLAANTAFNGFPLLGSVLARDGYAPKSLSTRGDRLIYSNGVVILALAASLILLIFQANLTVLIQLYIIGVFVSFTLGQTGMVRHWIRALRAPGRPAQPRAKQVDDVKPLSRGAIWRALVINAIGAAMTAVVLIVVTITKFTHGAWIVFVLMPILFFLMMGVNRYYRDVEKEIEVDPTTTFGATGDHAVVLVGRMQKPTLKALDYAIAARHDSIEAVHVSLDDEETKRLKKDWVKQNIHVKLRILNSPYRDLSHPLIQYIKARREEHGSEVVTVYMPQYIVGHWWENLLHNHKARRVRQKLLLVHGVTVALVPWLLDSSDLLYGRRSRPLPGQDRRGEPVRPVPRRPITESAQKPKR comes from the coding sequence GTGACGAATGAGGCGGACACCCCGCCGGCCGAACTGAAGTCGCCGAAGCACTGGATCATCGGCGACCCGCTCCCGACCGAACACCTCGAGGGACAACTGCTCCCGAAGCGATTCGCCCTGCCGATCTTCGCGAGCGACCCGCTCTCCTCTGTGGCGTACGCGCCGCAGGAACTCCTCATGATCCTCATGGTCGGCGGACTCGCGTTCCTGAGCTTCGCCCCGTGGGTCGCGCTCGCGGTCATCGTGCTGCTCGTGACCGTCGTCGCGAGCTACCGCCAGCTCATCCGCGCCTACCCCTCGGGTGGCGGCGACTACGAGGTGGCGCACCGCAACCTCGGCGAGAAGGCCGGTCTCGTGGTGGCCTCGGCGCTGCTCGTCGACTACGTCATGACAGTCGTCGTCTCGGTGGCCTCGGGCGTCGACAACATCATCTCGGCGATCCCCGAGCTGAACCCGTTCCGGGTCGAGATCGCGATCCTGTTCGTCATCATCCTCGCGGCCATCAACCTCCGCGGCGTCTCGGAGTCGTCGAAGGCGTTCGCCGTGCCGACCTACCTGTTCATCGCCAGCGTCTTCGTGATGGTCGTCGTCGGCCTCACCCGCACCTTCCTCGGCGATCCCCCGGTCGCCGAGTCGGCGACGTTCGGCGTCGAGGCGGAGTCGCTGACCCAGGCCGGCATCATCCTCCTGCTGCTTCGCTCCTTCGCGAGCGGATGCTCCGCCCTCACGGGCGTCGAGGCCATCTCGAACGGCGTGCCGGCATTCCGGCTGCCGAAGGTGCGCAATGCGCAGATGACGCTCGTGCTCATGGGCGGCATCGCGATCGTGCTCTTCGCAGGCCTCACGGTGCTCGCCCTCATCTCGCAAGTGCACTACGCCGAGAACCCCTGTCATCTCATCGGCTGGACGGAGTGCGCGACCGAACCGCAGCGCAGCCTCATCGCCCAGGTCGCCGCGGCGACGTTCGGCGACGCCACGGTCTTCTTCTACGTGATCCAGGCCGCGACCGCGCTCGTGCTGCTGCTCGCGGCCAACACGGCCTTCAACGGATTCCCGTTGCTCGGCTCGGTGCTCGCCCGCGACGGCTACGCGCCGAAGTCGCTGTCGACGCGCGGCGACCGCCTGATCTACTCGAACGGGGTCGTGATCCTCGCGCTCGCGGCATCCCTCATCCTGCTGATCTTCCAGGCGAACCTGACGGTGCTGATCCAGCTCTACATCATCGGCGTCTTCGTCTCCTTCACCCTCGGCCAGACGGGCATGGTGCGGCACTGGATCCGGGCGCTGCGCGCGCCTGGCCGCCCCGCGCAGCCGAGGGCGAAGCAGGTCGACGACGTGAAACCGCTCTCCCGCGGCGCGATCTGGCGGGCCCTCGTGATCAACGCGATCGGCGCGGCGATGACGGCGGTGGTGCTCATCGTGGTCACGATCACGAAGTTCACCCATGGCGCGTGGATCGTGTTCGTGCTGATGCCGATCCTGTTCTTCCTGATGATGGGCGTGAACCGGTACTACCGCGACGTCGAGAAGGAGATCGAGGTCGACCCGACGACAACGTTCGGCGCGACCGGCGACCACGCGGTCGTGCTCGTGGGCCGCATGCAGAAGCCCACGCTCAAGGCGCTCGATTACGCGATCGCCGCCCGGCACGACTCGATCGAGGCGGTGCACGTCTCCCTCGACGACGAGGAGACGAAGCGCCTCAAGAAGGACTGGGTGAAGCAGAACATCCACGTGAAGCTGCGCATCCTGAACTCGCCGTATCGCGATCTCAGCCACCCGCTGATCCAGTACATCAAGGCGCGTCGCGAGGAGCACGGATCCGAGGTGGTCACGGTGTACATGCCGCAGTACATCGTGGGCCACTGGTGGGAGAACCTCCTGCACAACCACAAGGCCAGGCGCGTCCGCCAGAAGCTGCTCCTCGTGCACGGCGTCACGGTCGCCCTCGTGCCGTGGTTGCTCGACTCCTCCGACCTGCTCTACGGTCGGCGTTCGCGGCCGCTGCCCGGCCAGGATCGCCGCGGCGAGCCCGTGCGCCCGGTGCCGCGGCGTCCGATCACCGAGAGCGCGCAGAAGCCGAAGCGGTAG
- a CDS encoding DUF1801 domain-containing protein yields MATEATDAAVREFLDGVAHPVRRRDAATLLALMQRVTGEPAHLWGPSIVGFGAYHYAYASGREGDAPAAGFSPRKAASTVYLADGIGAHAEKLAALGPHTTGVGCLYLKNLDDVDLGVLESIVRDSYQTVTDGTFGQRARDGGSAD; encoded by the coding sequence ATGGCCACTGAGGCGACGGATGCCGCGGTGCGCGAGTTCCTCGACGGGGTGGCGCATCCGGTGCGCAGGCGCGACGCAGCGACGCTGCTCGCCCTGATGCAGCGCGTGACCGGCGAGCCGGCGCACCTCTGGGGGCCGTCGATCGTGGGCTTCGGCGCGTACCACTACGCGTATGCGAGCGGCCGCGAGGGCGACGCCCCGGCCGCCGGGTTCTCGCCGCGCAAGGCCGCATCGACCGTGTACCTCGCCGACGGCATCGGCGCGCACGCCGAGAAGCTCGCAGCACTCGGCCCGCACACGACGGGCGTCGGATGCCTCTACCTGAAGAACCTCGACGACGTCGACCTCGGCGTGCTCGAGAGCATCGTGCGCGACTCGTACCAGACGGTGACCGACGGCACCTTCGGTCAGCGCGCCCGCGACGGCGGCTCGGCAGACTGA
- a CDS encoding NAD(P)-binding domain-containing protein: MTSPERVKVVVIGAGQAGLSVAFYLRRFELVADEDFVMLDRAPGPGGAWQHRWSSLRLGTAHRVNDLPGMAELGLSFDTADRNLPAKEVVADYYDRFERHFDLRVRRPMNVRRVSNDGVDLLVRYEDLAPQPLEEQKAARGLFGRRRKTFEEPAAPSVPQHEISAQFLVNATGTWGSPFVPYYPGMAEFAGRHVHTSDYTDAEDFRDKHVVVVGGGTSAIGFMLELEEVAAGLTWVSRRPIDWLDRQELDLEGASAAVATQDEAARSGRALPSIVSGTGVPRSRRIAAGIERGLLVARPMFDRIEGDRVVWDGDESGMARADVIIWATGFRPDLRHLAPLKLREKTGGITVGQGAAWNDPRIFLAGYGPQASTIGANRAGRMIARQIMAML, encoded by the coding sequence ATGACGAGCCCCGAACGCGTGAAGGTCGTGGTGATCGGCGCCGGGCAGGCCGGCTTGTCGGTCGCCTTCTATCTGCGCCGGTTCGAGCTCGTGGCAGATGAGGACTTCGTCATGCTCGACCGCGCGCCCGGCCCGGGCGGCGCATGGCAGCACCGATGGTCCTCGCTTCGGCTCGGCACCGCGCATCGGGTCAACGACCTGCCCGGCATGGCGGAGCTGGGCCTCAGTTTCGACACCGCCGACCGCAACCTGCCCGCGAAAGAGGTCGTCGCCGACTACTACGACCGGTTCGAACGGCATTTCGACCTGCGAGTGCGGCGCCCGATGAACGTGCGCCGGGTCTCCAACGACGGGGTCGACCTGCTCGTGCGCTACGAAGACCTCGCCCCGCAACCGCTCGAGGAGCAGAAGGCCGCCCGTGGCCTCTTCGGGCGACGCCGGAAGACCTTCGAAGAGCCGGCAGCGCCGTCGGTGCCCCAGCATGAGATCTCGGCCCAGTTCCTCGTGAACGCGACCGGCACCTGGGGGTCGCCGTTCGTGCCGTACTACCCGGGCATGGCCGAGTTCGCCGGCCGGCACGTGCACACCTCCGACTACACCGACGCCGAGGACTTCCGCGACAAGCACGTCGTGGTGGTGGGCGGCGGCACGTCGGCCATCGGCTTCATGCTCGAACTCGAAGAGGTCGCGGCCGGGCTCACCTGGGTGTCACGGCGCCCGATCGACTGGCTCGACCGGCAGGAGCTCGACCTCGAAGGGGCATCCGCCGCCGTGGCCACGCAAGACGAGGCCGCACGCTCGGGCCGCGCCCTGCCGTCGATCGTGAGCGGCACCGGAGTGCCCAGGAGCCGCCGCATCGCCGCGGGCATCGAACGCGGGCTGCTCGTCGCGCGGCCGATGTTCGATCGCATCGAGGGCGACCGGGTCGTCTGGGACGGTGACGAGTCGGGCATGGCGCGCGCCGACGTGATCATCTGGGCCACGGGATTCCGCCCCGACCTGCGGCACCTCGCGCCGTTGAAGCTGCGCGAGAAGACCGGCGGAATCACGGTCGGGCAGGGCGCCGCGTGGAACGACCCGCGCATCTTCCTCGCCGGCTACGGACCCCAAGCCTCGACGATCGGCGCCAACCGGGCGGGTCGCATGATCGCGCGGCAGATCATGGCGATGCTCTAG
- a CDS encoding DUF3073 domain-containing protein translates to MGRGRQKAKHTKVARELKYFSPNTDYNALERELTSSPHDEYSEEASKWAEYAADDDDTYVAGDEQRA, encoded by the coding sequence ATGGGGCGCGGCCGTCAGAAAGCCAAGCACACCAAGGTCGCTCGGGAGCTGAAGTACTTCAGCCCGAACACCGACTACAACGCGCTTGAGCGCGAGCTTACGAGCTCGCCGCATGACGAGTACAGCGAAGAGGCGTCGAAGTGGGCGGAGTATGCCGCCGACGATGACGACACCTATGTCGCGGGTGACGAACAGCGCGCATAG
- a CDS encoding LLM class flavin-dependent oxidoreductase: protein MRTPVSIGLIGSTGDEVMRALAPRIERLGFNALWLNDVPGGDSLAGLRAAAGVTETLGLATGVIPLDRRPATTLDLTGLPVDRVTIGIGSGRARHPLALVEDGIAALRESTGASIVVGALGPRMRRLAAEQADGVLFNWLTPEAADPAMADLRAAAGDRAARGILYVRTIVDPAARAELEQEAERYGAFPSYAANFARLGIRAIDATLDGPAGLPDYDGVVDEIVLRAITPTGSLAELEHFVETAAGWRDAV, encoded by the coding sequence ATGCGCACCCCGGTCTCGATCGGTCTCATCGGCTCCACCGGCGACGAGGTGATGCGCGCACTCGCGCCGCGCATCGAGCGGCTCGGGTTCAACGCGCTGTGGCTCAACGACGTGCCCGGCGGCGACTCGCTCGCCGGACTCCGTGCGGCCGCCGGCGTCACCGAGACGCTCGGGCTCGCGACCGGGGTGATTCCGCTCGACCGCCGGCCGGCCACGACGCTCGACCTCACCGGGCTCCCGGTGGATCGGGTGACGATCGGCATCGGTTCGGGTCGTGCGCGGCATCCGCTCGCCCTCGTCGAAGACGGCATCGCCGCGCTTCGGGAGTCGACTGGCGCCTCGATCGTCGTGGGTGCACTCGGGCCGCGGATGCGCCGGCTCGCGGCCGAGCAGGCCGACGGCGTGCTCTTCAACTGGCTGACGCCCGAGGCCGCCGATCCGGCGATGGCCGACCTTCGCGCCGCTGCCGGCGATCGAGCCGCCCGCGGCATCCTCTATGTGCGCACCATCGTCGACCCCGCCGCGCGTGCCGAGCTCGAGCAGGAAGCTGAGCGCTACGGCGCGTTCCCGTCGTACGCGGCGAACTTCGCCCGTCTCGGCATCCGCGCGATCGATGCGACGCTCGACGGGCCGGCCGGTCTCCCGGACTACGACGGCGTCGTCGACGAGATCGTGCTTCGTGCCATCACGCCGACCGGGTCACTCGCCGAGCTCGAACACTTCGTCGAGACGGCGGCCGGGTGGCGCGACGCGGTCTAG
- the purM gene encoding phosphoribosylformylglycinamidine cyclo-ligase codes for MTSNSSYAAAGVDTRAGDLAVELMKAAVSATHGPNVLGGVGGFAGLFDLSFAKDYARPLLATSTDGVGTKIAIAQALDKHDTIGQDLVGMVVDDIVVVGAKPLFMTDYIACGKVVPERIASIVSGIARACAETGTALVGGETAEHPGLMGADDYDVAGAATGIVEADRLLGADRVESGDVVIAIESSGLHSNGFSLVRSILRQAEIDYVDRSDELGSSWGEALLEPTRLYTGQLVELLAGPHGDAVHSLSHVTGGGIAANLARVLPLGSWVELDRSTWSPAPVFRVLNDLAGTTLESTEGTWNLGIGFFAVVRADAAASVVSALGALGLPAWQAGTVTVGDRDLAGFEQGAKGVDGGAVRLVGSYAG; via the coding sequence GTGACCTCGAACTCGTCCTATGCCGCTGCCGGAGTCGACACGCGAGCGGGTGATCTCGCCGTCGAACTCATGAAGGCGGCGGTCTCCGCGACGCACGGACCGAACGTGCTCGGCGGGGTCGGCGGCTTCGCCGGTCTCTTCGATCTCTCGTTCGCCAAAGACTACGCACGCCCGCTGCTCGCGACCTCGACCGATGGCGTCGGCACGAAGATCGCGATCGCGCAGGCGCTCGACAAGCACGACACCATCGGGCAAGACCTCGTGGGCATGGTCGTCGACGACATCGTCGTGGTCGGCGCGAAGCCGCTCTTCATGACCGACTACATCGCCTGCGGCAAGGTCGTTCCCGAGCGCATCGCCTCGATCGTCTCGGGCATCGCCCGTGCATGCGCCGAGACCGGCACGGCACTCGTCGGCGGCGAGACCGCCGAGCACCCGGGCCTCATGGGCGCCGACGACTACGACGTGGCAGGGGCCGCGACGGGCATCGTCGAAGCCGACCGGCTGCTCGGCGCCGATCGGGTTGAGTCGGGCGACGTCGTCATCGCGATCGAGTCGAGCGGCCTGCACTCCAACGGGTTCTCGCTCGTGCGCAGTATTCTTCGGCAGGCCGAGATCGACTACGTCGATCGGTCTGATGAGCTCGGCTCCTCGTGGGGCGAGGCGCTGCTCGAGCCCACTCGCCTCTACACGGGCCAGCTCGTCGAGCTGCTCGCCGGCCCGCACGGCGACGCGGTGCACTCGCTCTCGCACGTCACCGGCGGCGGCATCGCCGCGAACCTCGCTCGCGTGCTGCCGCTCGGCTCGTGGGTCGAGCTCGACCGCTCGACCTGGTCGCCGGCCCCCGTCTTCCGCGTGCTGAACGACCTCGCCGGCACGACGCTCGAGTCGACCGAAGGCACCTGGAACCTCGGCATCGGCTTCTTCGCCGTCGTGCGAGCGGATGCCGCGGCATCCGTCGTCTCGGCACTCGGCGCCCTCGGACTGCCGGCCTGGCAGGCCGGAACGGTGACCGTCGGCGACCGCGACCTCGCGGGCTTCGAACAGGGCGCCAAGGGCGTCGACGGCGGCGCCGTGCGGCTCGTCGGTTCGTACGCGGGCTAG
- a CDS encoding zinc-binding alcohol dehydrogenase, with the protein MQPEGTPSWVIRENASRPVLLALYLREVLAIASPVELPRLRDVGPVGERLEIDEHDLLERQWRAWWAMTVEPEAHPSLVPLELVDAFETDVALPTSEAEALAAAIVPHAEAARAWAAWAHEGYRNASASRRGDSYRAYAGTIAEHEREVGRRAHSFELNVEVIPFTAPGVWWIGAMTVAVTDSLRADASAFDDAMHPIIAELA; encoded by the coding sequence ATGCAGCCGGAAGGCACGCCATCGTGGGTGATCCGTGAGAACGCGAGTCGCCCGGTGCTCCTTGCGCTCTACCTGCGCGAGGTGCTCGCGATCGCCTCGCCGGTCGAGCTGCCGCGCCTCCGCGATGTCGGGCCCGTCGGCGAGCGGCTGGAGATCGACGAACACGACCTGCTCGAGCGGCAGTGGCGCGCGTGGTGGGCGATGACCGTCGAGCCCGAGGCGCATCCGTCGCTCGTTCCACTCGAACTCGTCGACGCCTTCGAGACGGACGTCGCGCTGCCGACCTCGGAAGCCGAGGCCCTCGCCGCCGCCATCGTGCCGCACGCCGAGGCCGCACGGGCGTGGGCCGCCTGGGCGCACGAGGGCTACCGCAACGCCTCGGCGTCGCGCCGCGGCGACTCCTACCGCGCGTACGCCGGCACGATCGCCGAGCACGAACGCGAGGTCGGCCGCCGGGCGCACTCCTTCGAACTCAACGTCGAGGTCATCCCGTTCACCGCGCCAGGCGTCTGGTGGATCGGTGCGATGACCGTCGCGGTCACCGACTCGCTGCGAGCGGATGCCTCGGCGTTCGACGACGCCATGCACCCGATCATCGCCGAACTCGCGTGA
- a CDS encoding PaaI family thioesterase, whose protein sequence is MSIWFGEPSVEWANSRCDDTLIRALGIEMTELTGHSLKGRMPVDHRTRQPGGVLHGGASVAFAETLASWGSSFTVDADANYCVGMEINANHVRPVADGWVYGEATPLTRGRTTQVWEIKITDAAGKLVCVSRCTMAVLAKPSEY, encoded by the coding sequence ATGAGCATCTGGTTCGGCGAGCCCTCCGTGGAGTGGGCGAACTCGCGCTGCGACGACACCCTGATCCGCGCCCTCGGCATCGAGATGACCGAGCTCACCGGGCATTCGCTGAAGGGGCGCATGCCGGTCGACCACCGCACCCGGCAGCCCGGCGGGGTGCTGCACGGCGGGGCATCCGTCGCCTTCGCCGAGACCCTTGCGAGCTGGGGCTCGAGCTTCACCGTCGACGCCGACGCGAACTACTGCGTCGGCATGGAGATCAACGCCAATCACGTGCGCCCGGTCGCCGACGGCTGGGTCTACGGAGAGGCGACGCCGCTCACCCGAGGCCGCACCACGCAGGTCTGGGAGATCAAGATCACGGATGCCGCGGGCAAGCTCGTGTGCGTCTCGCGGTGCACCATGGCCGTGCTCGCGAAGCCGTCGGAATACTGA
- the purF gene encoding amidophosphoribosyltransferase: MCGIVGIVSTEPANQQIYDSLLLLQHRGQDSTGIATADGSVFHIAKARGQVREAFRTRDMRSLIGNIGLGHVRYTTKGAAEREEEAQPFYVNAPYGIVLVHNGNLTNTRELSEDLFRIDRRHVNSTSDTEMLLNVLATELQGQITGLDLDPDQIFAAVEHVHERVEGSYAVIALIAGYGLLAFRDPFGIRPLILGRRTADNGRDDWVVASESLVLESGGYEIVRDVHPGEAIFIGLDGEMISRQCAKNSQLVPCSFEYVYLARPDSIMNGISVYEARLRMGDRLATTIETHVDKGDIDVVMPIPDSSRPAAMQVAQKLGIEYREGFYKNRYVGRTFIMPGQAERKRSVRQKLNAMGTEFKGKNILIVDDSIVRGTTSKEIVEMARAAGANKVTFTSAAPPVRFPHVYGINMPSRQELIAYDRKLPEIASELSADHMIYQEVADLQAAITEGTSIEKLDLSCFTGEYVTGTVTEEYLGWVERTQLS, encoded by the coding sequence ATGTGCGGCATCGTCGGCATCGTCTCCACTGAACCGGCCAACCAGCAGATCTACGACAGCCTGCTGCTGTTGCAGCACCGCGGTCAGGACTCCACCGGCATCGCCACGGCCGATGGCTCGGTCTTCCACATCGCGAAGGCGCGCGGGCAGGTGCGAGAGGCGTTCCGCACGCGTGACATGCGCTCGCTCATCGGCAACATCGGCCTCGGCCACGTGCGCTACACGACGAAGGGCGCAGCCGAGCGCGAAGAAGAGGCGCAGCCCTTCTACGTGAACGCGCCGTACGGCATCGTGCTCGTACACAACGGCAACCTCACGAACACCCGCGAGCTGTCTGAAGACCTCTTCCGCATCGACCGCCGGCACGTGAACTCGACGAGCGACACCGAGATGCTGCTGAACGTGCTCGCCACCGAACTGCAGGGCCAGATCACCGGGCTCGATCTCGACCCCGACCAGATCTTCGCGGCCGTCGAGCACGTGCACGAGCGCGTCGAGGGCTCCTACGCGGTCATCGCACTGATCGCCGGCTACGGGCTCCTCGCCTTCCGCGACCCGTTCGGCATCCGCCCGCTCATCCTCGGCCGCCGCACCGCCGACAACGGTCGCGACGACTGGGTCGTGGCATCCGAGTCGCTCGTGCTCGAGTCGGGCGGGTACGAGATCGTGCGCGACGTGCACCCGGGCGAGGCCATCTTCATCGGCCTCGACGGCGAGATGATCTCGCGGCAGTGCGCGAAGAACTCGCAGCTCGTGCCGTGCTCGTTCGAGTACGTCTACCTCGCCCGTCCCGACTCGATCATGAACGGCATCTCGGTCTACGAGGCACGACTCCGCATGGGCGACCGGCTCGCGACGACCATCGAGACGCACGTCGACAAGGGCGACATCGACGTCGTCATGCCGATCCCCGACTCATCCCGCCCGGCCGCGATGCAGGTCGCGCAGAAGCTCGGCATCGAATACCGCGAGGGCTTCTACAAGAACCGCTACGTCGGCCGCACCTTCATCATGCCCGGCCAGGCCGAACGCAAGCGCTCGGTGCGCCAGAAGCTCAACGCCATGGGCACCGAGTTCAAGGGCAAGAACATCCTCATCGTCGACGACTCGATCGTGCGCGGCACGACCTCGAAGGAGATCGTCGAGATGGCCCGCGCGGCGGGCGCCAACAAGGTCACCTTCACCTCGGCCGCCCCGCCGGTGCGCTTCCCGCACGTCTACGGCATCAACATGCCGAGCCGTCAGGAGCTCATCGCCTACGACCGCAAGCTCCCCGAGATCGCCTCGGAGCTGAGCGCCGACCACATGATCTACCAAGAGGTCGCCGACCTGCAGGCCGCGATCACCGAGGGCACCTCGATCGAGAAGCTCGACCTGTCGTGCTTCACGGGCGAGTACGTCACGGGCACGGTCACCGAGGAGTACCTCGGCTGGGTGGAGCGCACGCAGCTCTCCTGA
- a CDS encoding potassium transporter Trk: MTDHSNASDPDEFRDELRADVARAVPLETEVARDTVTVRRAPKYSRFLTLGALLGAVVALILTVAFPDNDEFDKGQVFGFLLLACATVGVALGAVVALLIDRASARRAKAVTAEHETIHPVDE, encoded by the coding sequence GTGACCGACCACTCGAACGCCTCCGATCCCGACGAGTTCCGCGACGAGCTCCGCGCCGACGTGGCCCGCGCCGTGCCGCTCGAGACCGAGGTCGCGCGAGACACCGTCACGGTGCGGCGCGCCCCGAAGTACTCGCGCTTCCTCACCCTCGGCGCCCTCCTCGGCGCCGTCGTGGCGCTCATCCTCACGGTCGCGTTCCCCGACAACGACGAGTTCGACAAGGGGCAGGTGTTCGGCTTCCTGCTGCTCGCCTGCGCGACGGTGGGCGTCGCCCTCGGCGCCGTCGTGGCGCTCCTCATCGACCGTGCCTCGGCCCGGCGGGCGAAGGCCGTGACGGCGGAGCACGAGACGATCCACCCCGTCGACGAATAG
- a CDS encoding sterol carrier family protein, which produces MARVRISDEIGRAAVTVVQTVTADGAEAAASVDRSTLALAVRYTLQLLAEQAPGGTVEVRVPPFGAVQCIEGPKHTRGTPPNVVETDASTWLALATGALSWTDARATGRVHASGQRAELADVLPIVG; this is translated from the coding sequence ATGGCACGGGTGAGGATCAGCGACGAGATAGGCCGAGCGGCGGTGACCGTCGTGCAGACGGTGACGGCCGACGGGGCGGAGGCCGCGGCATCCGTCGACCGTTCGACGCTCGCGCTCGCGGTGCGGTACACGCTGCAGCTGCTCGCCGAGCAGGCGCCCGGCGGCACGGTCGAGGTGCGCGTGCCGCCGTTCGGTGCGGTGCAGTGCATCGAGGGGCCGAAGCACACCCGCGGCACCCCGCCGAACGTCGTCGAGACGGATGCCTCGACCTGGCTCGCCCTCGCGACGGGCGCCCTGTCGTGGACCGACGCTCGGGCGACGGGCCGCGTTCACGCCTCGGGTCAGCGCGCCGAGCTCGCCGACGTGCTCCCGATCGTCGGCTGA
- a CDS encoding signal peptidase II, with product MSSDTSDAPEPAGSEGARSSAGPRPAAGGHRLFWWVLGIAALVVLVDQGSKWWAETELGDGGTVPVIGELIRFVLVYNPGAAFSIGAEYTWVFAILAGVGAIALAWFACRVGSVGWTIALGLLLGGAITHLGDRLFREPGFGRGHVVDFIGYGDLFIGNVADIAIFAGAVMILVLTLMGIAPKGGRTSEA from the coding sequence GTGAGCTCAGACACCAGCGACGCGCCCGAACCGGCCGGCAGTGAGGGCGCGCGCTCGAGCGCGGGCCCGCGGCCCGCCGCCGGCGGCCATCGCCTGTTCTGGTGGGTGCTCGGCATCGCCGCGCTCGTCGTGCTCGTCGACCAGGGCAGCAAGTGGTGGGCCGAGACCGAACTCGGCGACGGCGGCACGGTGCCGGTGATCGGCGAGCTCATCCGGTTCGTGCTCGTCTACAACCCCGGCGCCGCGTTCTCGATCGGCGCCGAGTACACGTGGGTCTTCGCGATCCTCGCGGGGGTCGGCGCGATCGCCCTCGCCTGGTTCGCCTGCCGGGTCGGCTCCGTCGGCTGGACCATCGCACTCGGGCTGCTGCTCGGCGGCGCGATCACCCATCTCGGCGATCGACTGTTCCGCGAGCCCGGTTTCGGCCGCGGCCACGTCGTCGACTTCATCGGCTACGGCGACCTCTTCATCGGCAACGTCGCCGACATCGCGATCTTCGCCGGCGCCGTGATGATCCTCGTGCTGACGCTCATGGGCATCGCACCGAAGGGCGGGCGCACGAGCGAGGCCTGA